The following proteins are encoded in a genomic region of Nerophis lumbriciformis linkage group LG23, RoL_Nlum_v2.1, whole genome shotgun sequence:
- the LOC133622463 gene encoding transcription elongation factor A N-terminal and central domain-containing protein, with amino-acid sequence MHPGEVALCASRLEKLHAGRSYGDILALVGDLDNCDVTAEHLEDIADVLYKLLKGCSDGGVRRATRGLLSKWRRQHRKDLTGVRCSGDLEGAEGLNGGGSHLCNFSASSSPAGVEGSSVRSKCVQLLVSALGPEPGDLGKTTELAAEVELHIHRLHAPNQAKYKACVRSKVANLRNPKNGHLRHGLLGGRLPPEAFARMSAEEMACDELRRLRKELSSRGVSERQLPLGPEGTETRKIRCERCGGSNCRVTQVSRGALFLPAWVRRGGPDDDAMTFVTCSECGQQWYHSSWVCL; translated from the coding sequence ATGCACCCAGGAGAAGTAGCGCTCTGTGCTTCGCGACTTGAGAAACTGCACGCCGGCCGAAGCTACGGCGACATCTTGGCTCTCGTCGGCGACCTCGACAACTGTGACGTCACCGCGGAGCACCTCGAGGACATCGCCGACGTTCTCTACAAGCTCCTCAAAGGATGCTCTGATGGAGGCGTGAGGAGGGCGACCAGGGGcctgctgtccaagtggaggaggCAGCACAGGAAGGACCTGACAGGTGTGAGATGTTCAGGTGACCTGGAAGGTGCTGAAGGTTTGAATGGAGGAGGTTCCCACTTGTGTAACTTTAGTGCCTCGTCGTCCCCGGCTGGCGTAGAAGGCTCCTCTGTAAGGTCCAAATGTGTCCAACTCCTGGTGTCTGCCCTCGGACCCGAACCAGGTGATCTGGGCAAAACCACAGAGTTGGCCGCAGAGGTGGAGCTGCACATCCACCGCCTCCACGCACCCAACCAGGCCAAGTACAAAGCCTGCGTGAGGAGCAAAGTCGCCAACTTGAGGAACCCTAAAAACGGCCACCTGCGCCACGGCCTCTTGGGCGGCCGCCTGCCTCCCGAGGCTTTCGCCCGCATGTCGGCCGAGGAGATGGCCTGCGACGAGCTGCGGCGGCTGAGGAAGGAGCTCTCGTCCCGCGGCGTGAGCGAACGGCAGCTGCCGCTCGGGCCGGAGGGGACGGAGACGCGCAAGATCCGTTGCGAGCGGTGCGGCGGCTCCAACTGCAGGGTGACGCAGGTGAGCCGGGGGGCGCTCTTCCTGCCGGCGTGGGTGCGGCGGGGGGGCCCTGATGATGACGCGATGACCTTTGTTACATGCAGCGAGTGTGGGCAGCAGTGGTACCACAGCAGCTGGGTCTGCCTCTGA